In the Nicotiana tabacum cultivar K326 chromosome 16, ASM71507v2, whole genome shotgun sequence genome, one interval contains:
- the LOC142170347 gene encoding uncharacterized protein LOC142170347, translating into MWDPNSNMFTALQSHTQFIHGLVQNANSTFQFAFTVVYGLHTIAHRHDLWATLNELEEQMTMPWLLMGDFNAIRDMDDRANGTVVQENEIKDFREFMEDCRMTELPTVGRCYTWTNSHVHSRIDRVIVNAQWIMVMPPMEVQVMDPHFSDHSPLCIEMEIIQILAKWYRKDGNTGVNMECIWQNLKKVKVALKGLNRKESVGTTIKVKQMREQLANIQAQMRSTASTIDMFEAEKSIRQKLEKWSMIEESISKHKSRVQWLKLGDSNTAFFFASMKGRASQNQIKILIVDDGSLIKTAAGIEQEIVCFYKRLLGNSASRLPAIDPNVMKQGPVLTRNQQLQLISPFTSDDVFKALQGIDDSKAPSADGFNACFYKKA; encoded by the exons ATGTGGGATCCTAATAGTAATATGTTCACAGCTTTACAAAGTCACACACAATTCATTCATGGATTAGTACAAAATGCTAATTCTACTTTTCAATTTGCCTTCACTGTTGTATATGGTCTGCACACAATTGCTCATAGGCATGATTTGTGGGCTACTTTAAATGAGCTGGAGGAACAGATGACCATGCCTTGGCTACTTATGGGAGATTTCAATGCAATTAGGGATATGGATGACAGAGCCAATGGTACTGTAGTTCAGGAAAATGAAATCAAAGATTTTAGAGAGTTTATGGAAGATTGCAGAATGACTGAACTACCAACTGTAGGAAGATGTTATACATGGACTAATAGCCATGTTCATAGCAGGATAGACAGGGTTATAGTAAATGCTCAATGGATTATGGTAATGCCTCCTATGGAAGTCCAAGTGATGGATCCTCATTTTTCAGATCACTCTCCCTTGTGTATAGAGATGGAA ATCATCCAGATTTTGGCCAAATGGTACAGGAAGGATGGCAATACAGGAGTCAATATGGAATGTATATGGCAGAATCTAAAAAAGGTGAAAGTTGCTCTAAAAGGCTTGAATAGGAAAGAGTCTGTTGGTACAACTATTAAGGTCAAACAGATGAGAGAGCAATTGGCGAACATTCAAGCACAGATGAGAAGCACTGCATCAACTATTGATATGTTTGAAGCTGAAAAATCCATTAGACAGAAACTTGAGAAATGGAGTATGATAGAGGAAAGTATATCCAAGCATAAGTCAAGGGTGCAGTGGCTTAAACTAGGGGACTCTAACACAGCCTTTTTCTTTGCTAGTATGAAAGGGAGAGCCTCACAAAATCAAATCAAGATACTTATAGTTGATGATGGAAGCTTGATAAAAACTGCAGCAGGTATTGAGCAAGAAATAGTATGTTTTTATAAGAGATTGCTTGGGAATTCAGCTAGCAGACTACCTGCAATTGATCCTAATGTGATGAAGCAAGGACCAGTTTTAACAAGGAATCAACAACTACAACTAATCTCACCTTTCACCAGTGATGATGTGTTCAAAGCCTTACAGGGGATTGATGACTCGAAAGCTCCATCGGCTGATGGTTTCAATGCATGTTTTTACAAGAAAGCATGA